The Trichosurus vulpecula isolate mTriVul1 chromosome 9, mTriVul1.pri, whole genome shotgun sequence region CACTGTTAAAGTTTTGTTTTAATGTGTCAGAGTGAATTTTCTTCCCTACAAACCCCATTTCTCTCTAACTTCTACTTGTCTATcaaatttcattgaatatttttaaaaacaacaaaagatatGCCCAACTGAAAGCTTATATTGCATGTGCTATTTTGTTTGCAGAACATGGATTATAGCACAAATCATACTCAAGTTTTATCTAGATGACTCTTAGATAATATTAAATTAGATAAATTGAATCAAAAGCTGTTGCTTCTTTCAAAAGTTACCATGGGGAAAGAACTGTAAGTGGGCTAGTGGCTCCTCATAACAGGCTATAGTATCCCTAGTGGCCACGTTGAAACACacatatcatttttttccttttggagttggTATACTTTACATAGTCATTTATGCCCTGGGATGAGTAACAGTAGACCTCACTCTTCTTGAAGTTTAGGTGGAGAACTGAGATGTTTATCTTCATAAAATGGAAACCCAATAAATAATACCATTTCAATGAGAACCTAAGTTATCCTGGGCCGTAAAGCACAGTAGAATGAGTAGCATCTAAATTGCCTCATTTTGTAATGAAGATTTCTTCTcactattttgttgtttttaaagtgttatttttttatgtaatacaggtatgtataaacacatacatagatTAATGTTTCGAAGATTTTGATGTCATTATTTCATGTGACCTTTGCAGCTCCTGTTCCTGTAGCTGAAGTGAATCCTTTTAAACCTTGTTCTGAGAATTCCCCAGTTTTACTTACTGAAGGTAAGGGGAAAAGGTTCCTCATGGTATCTggcttttaaaaaagagagtgaTAGGTATATTTTGAAAGTTATACTGGTTTGTACTACTTACTGGAAAGGATGGAATAATCTTAGAATTTtttatttgggcatagttctggaGCTTATAGTAAGATTGTCATACCCTGGTGAGAAGTAAGATGTTTGATTTGAATGACTTAATCTGATCTTGCTGAATATAGTTAAAATTTCCAATATGTAGGTAGCCTGTTTAGGAATTCAACAAAAATGGTGATTGAGTCTTTTCTATGATCATAAACTTGCTAAAACGTGAAGCAAACAAATGAAGATGCTGGttgagaattcttaaaggtgcTGAGGAGGGTTCCTAGTAAAGCATGAAAAAATTTCTTTGCTCTCAgcctttcaaaaagaaaatatccaaGCCCTCAGATGCTAGTGTTTGATGTCATTCAATAAGACTCCAAACATAAGCTTCATctctagagaaaagaaatatgacaAATGAATTCTGAGCTTTGAAATGTTTCAGTGTGCACATCAAGTGTGTGgacttttgaaaaataaagactGAATTGAAATATTAATGTTAATTTAGCTCATCCCTTGAATACATTGCCCAACAATGTGGGGAAAGTATTTTATCAGAGTAGGGTGAGAATTTGCTATGTGAAAAACATGTTGACATAGTTGTCTTATAGAGATTGACATAAACGATTTATTAGCTCTTTTTCACTAgtagaaaattaattaaaattatgtttgttttttaactttcgTGGTTTATACAGTACCTTCAGAACCAGTTGTAGTTGTAGAACAAAAAGTATATTTGCCAGAAACCTCAGTCCCTGCAGAAGATAAAGCTTTACAGAAACTGGAAGAGATTAAAGCCCTGATAGCTTCTCCTGCGATTATAGGTAAGCAGAAACAGAAtccatttatttaatataaatttagtAAAGCCATACTGTGTTTAAGGTATGATGTAGGTACTAGGGGTAGAAAGAGATATCCAAAGTGCACCCTGGTTTTatagagcttataatctaatagaagAGGCGAATGATTCGACTATGAAAGTGTGGGGAGAGAGTGTTATAAATGAAGGAGATAGGTCCCGGCAAAGTGCTGTGCATTATAAGAGAACAGAGTtatcattttttgtgtttttggaaGGGTAGGGGGGTAGAAAAGGCCTAAAGTAGGCCTTGAAATAAATCATAGATCTTAGAAGATGCTAACTGGACCATTGGCGATGGGAAAGAGACCATTCTGTGTAGGGCATGCGGTGGGACATGAGCAAAGACATGAAATTTTTGAAGGGTTGGGTCAtggggactggacttgtgatttcattggtacaggtaACTCCCAAATCAGATTACCTCCTctctaatatcttttttttttttttttgataaaaattCACCCAAACCAATGAAAACCAGAATCCCGGTTACAatcatctgtttcattttttagaattttgttgTGAAACTTAGAATGAATCAATTTGGTATGACTTCTGGGGGACAACTAGCTCTAATTTGTCAAGTAATTAAGGACATTTTCAAATTTGTATGATAGTTCATTACTTTTGAAGGGATTAATCTTGCAATGAATCctgtaaataagcatttattaagcttcttcGGTGTTCCAGGTAATGGggtaagtactggggatacaaaacaaaagtgaaactcACTGCCTTCACAGAGTTTATTGGAGGAGACAATTGTATATACAAAATGAGTACCAAGTTGTTTTGGTGAAGAAAGCATTAGGAACTaggaggattgagaaaggctttaaATCTACAGGCTACATTGTAAAAGGTtgcattttgaaggaaacaattcaaagagagagaaatgatgacgGACCTCAGGTAGTCTGGTGTCTGCTCATTTTTGCAACTAGTGATGCTTCCGTTATTATGAAAACTgaaatcttccatttttttcctacctCCCTGTTCTAGCGGGAACACTAAATACAACACCAGTAATCCAAACTAAAGCATCCCCACTAGAAGAAACCATTCCTTCCGTTGGTTTCACTGAATTAGAAAAGCCGAAGGGAGAGATGGAGCATTGCCATGTTTCACCTTCAGAACCTCCTCTGGAGCCTACAGGTAGTACTGATTTCTATTTGGGCCAGCTTCCCCAGAGTATTTTACACTATTTCTTACAGATCTAGCATCATCTTTGAATGGTGGCTTTGAATAATGTGATTTTCAGGACAACATTTTCTAgtacaatttttaaacttttattaggCCTGTGACTTGACTTTTGTCTCTTTAATTTCTCAAACcattttcttgtctttaaaaaagtttaatgCTCTCTTTGCTGTATGTTCCTTTTTACCTTTCAAGCTAGGCCTCTCCTCTgggtatttgttttcttttattagagACAGTGTACCACATAGTATACCACCTTTCCAAATTAGTAAAGTAAGTTGTTgccaaataaaaaaatttaaccttttccttctccattccaGAAATTGAACCTTGAACTTCTTGTTACATATGTTCTGAGAGAAATTTGTGTCAGTCCTGAGTTgattaaagattaatttattatGTAAGActtttaaagtaaaatacatgAAAACTTGCATTCTCTaacactccccccctcccctgcctagTACACTAAATAGTGCTCACATACACTATTTTTTCTgtgctttattttattcttacagTTGTGTGCAGCGGtattccatcttctttttttcctttttctctgcccCTCCAAGAGAGCATTTAGACTTAATCATAATTCCAAAGTTAAGTTCATCAGCTTTGTTTAGCTTGGAAGTATAGATATTTTGGCTTCATAGTAgaagaaagtggggaaaaaaaagttgagtTATGATGTCCTTTTAAAGTGTGGTAAAATTACTCAGTTCTTAAGATTATTCGTTAATGGAGCTGAAGAAGTGAAGGTTGTACTTAATTATTGTTATGGGGGTATAAACTTTTGAAAAACTTGGGAAAACATTTTTGTAAGGAAATTACTAAATGGGTTCTTGAAAATGGATATTATATGATTTAAGATTGTTATATTATGATTTAAGATTATAATCAAGATTAATcatgattaataaatgatttaaGAAAAATGGTACAAACAGTTGTTTTTGAATTTTAGCAAACTTCATGTATTTCAGGTGCCCCCACTGCACAAGCAAAACAAGCTTACAAACCCAGTGACCGAAGGTTTGGTACGCCCAAGCCTGTATCTTTTATTGATGTGCCCACTGAGCAGGTGGGAAGCTATTCTCAGCAGAAGATTCCTGATCAAAGACTGGACCCCTTATTTTGGTCAGAATCAGGATGGACTGGTTCCTCCCCCAGATCCAGATTTCCCCATAGGAGGACACCCCATACTGATTTCCTGGAATCTCGAAGGGACCTTGGAAGGGAGACATGGGATATAGAATGCACACCAGCAacactgaagaaaaagaagaaaaaatctaaGCAAAAGAAATATCTTCAACCCCCAGTTGGGCAACCTTGGGATGAAAACACCGAGGTATCCAAAGCTCATCTTACAGGATCTGACTCATCAAAGCCAGGTGTTACATCAGGGCAGTCTACTGCCATGACTAAGGAATACAGGCCTGTGTCTAAAGAGTACTCTAGAAAAGGAACCATGGCTCGCCCAAAAGAAACCAAACTGGTGGCTGCATCCTCTGCCTTAGAGAGCTCGAGTATCTCACTGAGTCCTACCCAGGAAGCCATTAAAGGTGAAAGCCATCCTCAGATTGTGGGGggtacaaaggaagaaaggagcacCACTAAAGTAAAAGAGGTCCAAGATGTTGGCTTGTCATCACAGAGCAAAAGCCCAATGAACAAGGAGGCTCTGCCACAGCCAAGTACAGGTGAAGATCCTGCTTTGGATAAAGTGCATACAATGGGAATGGTGGATTTGAAACCACCATGTCCAAACAAACAAGTAGAAGCTCCTTTTGAGGCCAAACCTGAAGAAGGAGGCTTTACTGCTAACATGAATCAGGAAGCTAAGGATGTAGTTTCAAAACCTATAACACCCCAAGAGCAGATTGAATTGGCAGCAGTAGAGGCAAGTGTTTTGGCCGATGGTAGAAAGGTGAGAGCTGGTGAAAGCAAAGCAGCTGACCAGTGTGCACCGACGTCACCCAGTCTTTTAAAGAATAAGGTGGAACCGAATGTAACCAAAACACCTGAACACAACATTTTTCCTGAGCAAAGCCAGGAGGTGGGAAATCTTGCTTCTGAGCAGCCATGGTACTGTGTGGCAGGTTCTATCCCTCATAAAGGGCTGGAACGACCTGAGAAAATTGGTGATagtaaagggagaaaaatgagagagagtggAGAATGGCCAGTCATTCTGGAGGCACAGAAGGATGGTGTAAATCTTGGGGCAAGTGGAAAAATACCCCAAACGAAAGGGATGAATGTCCACAATGAGCATAAAGGGGTAGAATCTATGTCTTCCAGTCAAGTTTTAGAGACAATGTCTAGTCTTATTAAGACTGTGACAGAGGAACCCAAAGAGAAAGTTGACTCAGTTGTGGATGTTGAAAGTACTTCAAAAGTAGTAAGTCCTTTGGATGATAAGATAGACACAGGTCGTACTGTTGCAGCTGTTGTAGAAAAACATATGGCTGAAAGTCTAGAAAAGGGTAttagtgagcagaacaaggagggaGTGTCTCCTGTTTCTGAATGTCTCTTGGCAAGTCCCCCTGAGCCCAGTGCAGCTGTCCGAGTTACTGAGAAGCCTAAAAAGAGGGGCAGtgatgggaaaaacaaaaagttaaaaaaaagttatcctGGACAGCCTGCTTTGTTGGAGAGCAAAATAGATGCACATGTTCTGCCCATTGCCGACATGAATGGAAATCAGGACAAACCAGttgatttctctgataaaaataaAGAGTTCATACTCCTTCCCTCCAAAATTTCTGATCCTTTGCTTTTAGGAGTTTCTGACAAATCTGGAAAGCAGTCAGTTGGTGAAAAAGATAAAGTCACCGAAGCTAGTTCTTCTGAGCCCCGGGCATTTGTTGAGAACACAAAGCATACTGCTAAGAACTCTGCTTCCACTTTTTTGGATGCTAATAGAACAAATGTTAGTTGTGATGAACAAACCCTTCCTCTGGGACCTCCCCCTTCAGGGCAGCGTGtggagggtaaaatggaaatgactGTGGGTCAAGTGGTAGTGGCTGACAAACCAAAGAAAAGGggtattgatgggaaaagtaaaaaggataaaaataccCACCCTTTTGTAGAGAGTAAACCAGGTAAAATTGGAGTACAGATTCCTGTGGAAACCAAAGCAGAATTTAAAGTTGAGGGAATGAGCTGTGTGGATGAAAACAGAAATATTACATATTGCTGTTCAGAACTGCCAAGTATTTGGTCCCTTTTGTCTGAATCAGAGGTTTGTGGTAAACCACATTCCCTAGTTTTCTCAGATGCACAGAAGAGTGGCTCTTTCCCAGATACCTTAGCAGAAAGTGGGAAAGAGACCTCCAAGGCAGAGGCTTCCAAATTACTATCAGTAAATGACCCCAGAGAAGACATACTTGTGGGTGAGGACAGAGCAGGTAGCCTAGGGACAGGTCCCCCGGTTGATTATCTTCCCAGCACAGCAGTCGTTCCTTGTGTTAGAGTagccacagaaacagagagacaccaAGGGAATCACAGtgttaggaaaaaaggaaaattcagctTAGCTGGGCATATTGGCCCATCACAAAATGAAGCATGGATGGATGAAAGACAGGTAACAATAGAAAGTGATGAGAAagtcaaagaaaacaattttcaGGGTTCTGTGGAAGCTAATACCACTGAGCAGCCCCAGGAGAAGAAGACAGAGCCAGTAAAGGAACAGGTTCATCTGCACATGCAAGTAGAAGATGCAGGTCTCAGGTTGGAGGACAAAGACACCAACAAAaagaatgcagatggaagcattttCCAAGTGCTCATagagaatgagatggagaaagggaaagcCCTAGTTACAGATGAAGTCTTGCCAGGcaataaaagtgaaaaattgGACTTTCTTGAGGACAAGACTAGTCAAGGATTAGATTCCAAGGACCCAGGAAGTTCAGCTGGCAAGGTGGACATAACTATTCTGCCTGTTGAAcaggaaaaaacccaaatggaaaaacTCAGTCCTGGCTGTAAAAATATAGACCAAGAAGGTAGCCTCTTAGAACCCTCAGACTTCTCAGCAGATCTATCAGATGCTAGGGAAGAAGCTATTCCATTGGAAGTTGTTGTAGATAAATTGTCACCAACTGTTATAAAGAGTACTCAATCCCCAAAGCCTAAAGATACAGTCTTAGAAGCACCTCAGAAGTTGACAGAAAAATCTGGGCAGCGTGCactgggagagggaaaggcagaagtgagaagCAAAGTAGCAGAACCATTGAAAGGCTACATGAGGCCTACCAAATCGAGGGGACTCACTCCCCCGTTGCTGAGACCTGCTGTTCCCGATCGAGAGAAACCTAAGCTTCAGAAGGCTCATGGTATGAACCAGCTAAAGCTGGGGAATGGTGTGTGCTTGTGGTTTGAAGCATCATCAGCACTAGCTTGTGTGTTAATTCTGTATTGATTCCAGCTGACTTTATGCATCGTTGGTGTGTTGGCATGAAAATGATAACCATATAATGCTTTATGCCCCTAGCAAACATGGCATGACTTGTAGATGTGAAGAGCTAGATGTTTGATTGGTTTGCCTTCTGACACAATTCTGAATGTCAGTTTTTGTATAGATGGCTTCAAAAATCTACCACTGTATGTGTCAATCTGTCACCAGTCAGTtctcaggtttttaaaaaaatcatattgtaTCTTCATATTTTATCATACATTATCATAATTATACCTAATAATTAGTAAATAAATCACTAATAGATCTATGGATTTACAGGGAATTAAAACCATTTCTTTTCAGCAATATATATGACAATTTCTGTCAGTGCATGTGCATTGCCTATTCCAATTGAGGCCCAAATTAATTTTGGATTAgaatgaaagtattttttttgtcCCTCCATTGTTAAGATAATAGGGGATACATTTGTATAATATATACCTATTTAGATAATAGGGTAtgtatttagatttttttccaatAGACAGAAAAGGGTTTAGAAACAATTGGCTTTAGGCTCTCATCAGGTCCCTATTTTTCACCCATAGTCTTAGGCATAATCAACATTcattgactatgtgccaggcaccgcgTTAAgttctgggaacacaaagaaaggcaaaagacaattcctgcccttgtGAAGCTAATTTACAGAGTTCATTTATAGATTGTCTAGTCAGGGATGGTTATACGTTCAGTAGCCGATTGGGGGGATgggtgagatagagagagacattAGCATTTGAACTTGTGATCACTGACTCTGTACTCTAACCAGTCCAGTTGTTCATTTTGTTATGATTTAGAATAAATCGTGTTGTCTTGCCCCTCAGGAATAGGACATGTAGTCAGGTTGTATTCCTGAGCCTAGCTTTCCAAAGTATCACGTTGGTTGATGGTTTTCCCCCTTGCTGTGAATAagtgttttcttctccagtacaTATAGAGTCATTTTGCCTTGTGAAGCAGCAGTCTTCATTAGCAGTAAACTTTAGATGTTTTTAACATTGTGATCAGGTTTTTGGAAAGGCTTTGTTGTTTGAATGAATATTGTGACACAAATCTGTTCTGTTTTAGTGGAAGGCTTGTGTTGTGAATGAGATCATGCCCAGGAATGGAATATTCCATTACTGCAAAGACAGCATAGAAGACAAGAGGATACCAAAGGCAGGTGTTTGTAGAAGAGTGTGGCCATCGgctagcagcttttttttttatctttcatttgTAAACTTCCACAGCATCGAGACAGTCCAAGAACTTGCACAGAGCCATGCACTCAGCCATTTTGGGAATATCACATTATATACATGTAATTAGTATGTACCAGGATTTCCATAGTTAACTTCTCTCAAATGGTCATTTAGCAAGGCCAGGTTCTCTGGTTGGGGCAGGTATACAAGGTGCCACGTTTGTGAAAGCAttgctctcttttcctccttattCCCTTCCATTAAGCTCAGCAGTGAAGCCAGGCCCCTCAGTATTCTTGACTGTCAGGAGCTGGATGAAAAGATAGTCCTTTCCATTTCAACCAGTTTTTCCGCAGATAGGTATCAAGTTCCCAGTATTTACAAAATGTGGGTAAAGTATAGTAGAGATCATTTAGGTGAAGATCAGTGGAGGCAAAAACAGAAGCGAAAtccttttttacttattttgtttgaGACTTGGTCTCCTTTTCTTGCCAGTTTCCTAAGTTCAGTGGGCACTCATGGGGCTGATGCTGGTACTGATGGGCACAGTAGCTTTTATCTTCTCTGTTTTTCCAACCTGGTCCAGTTTACCCCTTCTCAGGTGGCTGGTGGCTGTCCATTCCTACAGGTTCATTCCTTATGTTGGTCGTGGTCTTTGTGTGGACACCTGTTCTGCCTTTGCTCTGCTGCTATTAGAACTCTTGAACTGAAGTGATTACCAGCCACAGCCTCATAAGCAGCAGGTCTGACAGGCATGACCCACCATTCCTGAAATGACAGTCTACAGACTCCTGGACACTCCTGGACAAAATGAATTAATAGATAACGAATTTGAGGAACAGATCAAGAGTCTAAACAGAGAAACAACATAAATTTGTAAGGGGGAATTTCACTTACCAGACATCTGCTTGAGGTTCTTTATGCCCAAAATAGAGCAACTAAAATTTCTTCAGTTTACTTTAATGAT contains the following coding sequences:
- the MAP4 gene encoding microtubule-associated protein 4 isoform X1 → MAHFDNSLSLEDALTETPPEIEEEIKRDFMSTLEAEAYDDVVGETVSKTDYIPLLDDDGKTGNPESKSKPHLDGDQVECTTPRKPTVLANGDHELEENDATDPYQMYQGQILSDLLFASPGMVNSSPFAEHVDPSKDSIADVPSYDSYVSRTETGSGGWPMEAQPPSDPSPFVFLEESDPQPLQPTAEPIKEVEMEMAPSMKAPSMKEAAMTLEPSVEVEKAPATEIAPAQEVKSEPAVEVALVKEEVEDEPAMEVVSVKMLEDEPVVEVASVKEVEYEPTLEVAPDRDTQAEQAIDVTPTQQTQEVPSVDMELAKETKVIPVKEAQEAPAVEVVKMPAVEVEPTKEDQQAPAMELTLTKEIDTVMTPTKDVKVEKTSDLQRLASPQAEGSLAFVASPGSPKIPGMDSLQPLQEQKLQEVVSPNTEPRTDFRVADMDHLEQAAPVPVAEVNPFKPCSENSPVLLTEVPSEPVVVVEQKVYLPETSVPAEDKALQKLEEIKALIASPAIIAGTLNTTPVIQTKASPLEETIPSVGFTELEKPKGEMEHCHVSPSEPPLEPTGAPTAQAKQAYKPSDRRFGTPKPVSFIDVPTEQVGSYSQQKIPDQRLDPLFWSESGWTGSSPRSRFPHRRTPHTDFLESRRDLGRETWDIECTPATLKKKKKKSKQKKYLQPPVGQPWDENTEVSKAHLTGSDSSKPGVTSGQSTAMTKEYRPVSKEYSRKGTMARPKETKLVAASSALESSSISLSPTQEAIKGESHPQIVGGTKEERSTTKVKEVQDVGLSSQSKSPMNKEALPQPSTGEDPALDKVHTMGMVDLKPPCPNKQVEAPFEAKPEEGGFTANMNQEAKDVVSKPITPQEQIELAAVEASVLADGRKVRAGESKAADQCAPTSPSLLKNKVEPNVTKTPEHNIFPEQSQEVGNLASEQPWYCVAGSIPHKGLERPEKIGDSKGRKMRESGEWPVILEAQKDGVNLGASGKIPQTKGMNVHNEHKGVESMSSSQVLETMSSLIKTVTEEPKEKVDSVVDVESTSKVVSPLDDKIDTGRTVAAVVEKHMAESLEKGISEQNKEGVSPVSECLLASPPEPSAAVRVTEKPKKRGSDGKNKKLKKSYPGQPALLESKIDAHVLPIADMNGNQDKPVDFSDKNKEFILLPSKISDPLLLGVSDKSGKQSVGEKDKVTEASSSEPRAFVENTKHTAKNSASTFLDANRTNVSCDEQTLPLGPPPSGQRVEGKMEMTVGQVVVADKPKKRGIDGKSKKDKNTHPFVESKPGKIGVQIPVETKAEFKVEGMSCVDENRNITYCCSELPSIWSLLSESEVCGKPHSLVFSDAQKSGSFPDTLAESGKETSKAEASKLLSVNDPREDILVGEDRAGSLGTGPPVDYLPSTAVVPCVRVATETERHQGNHSVRKKGKFSLAGHIGPSQNEAWMDERQVTIESDEKVKENNFQGSVEANTTEQPQEKKTEPVKEQVHLHMQVEDAGLRLEDKDTNKKNADGSIFQVLIENEMEKGKALVTDEVLPGNKSEKLDFLEDKTSQGLDSKDPGSSAGKVDITILPVEQEKTQMEKLSPGCKNIDQEGSLLEPSDFSADLSDAREEAIPLEVVVDKLSPTVIKSTQSPKPKDTVLEAPQKLTEKSGQRALGEGKAEVRSKVAEPLKGYMRPTKSRGLTPPLLRPAVPDREKPKLQKAHAKPDEVQPSANLNGNDITAPPNKELPPSPEKKKPSTTTPPAKTATPKTKSVPTPTPKRPVSTTPGGPSKKPMSPAPGLAPAAPPKRPAAATAAARSTSLISRDGKPKAVDAKSPEKRTSLSKSPATTTKTASKSTPTTPRVTVAVSPMATGPASRSTSTSPPKKPSSLRSESKPTDIKKTTTKSSLADLSRPKSAPTITQKITSTTSSGGPPLPGAASSRVKPKSVPLRPPTTSSVDTKKPGVPKVAPTKPNSAAPRPSRPVTSVSVPDLKNVRSKIGSTDNIKHQPGGGRAKVEKKTEAIGTARKPEPSAVTKTTTTYKAAETKESAQKQPNGKVQIVSKKVNYSHVQSKCGSKDNIKHVPGGGNVQIQNKKVDISKVASKCGSKANIKHKPGGGDIKIENQKLNFKEKAQAKVGSLDNVGHLPAGGTVKTEGSGEVAPLCLAPPSGEPPEAQAGPNTQANGVGHLTPSLGGDQRETQTFDTQIQETSI
- the MAP4 gene encoding microtubule-associated protein 4 isoform X3 codes for the protein MAHFDNSLSLEDALTETPPEIEEEIKRDFMSTLEAEAYDDVVGETVSKTDYIPLLDDDGKTGNPESKSKPHLDGDQVECTTPRKPTVLANGDHELEENDATDPYQMYQGQILSDLLFASPGMVNSSPFAEHVDPSKDSIADVPSYDSYVSRTETGSGGWPMEAQPPSDPSPFVFLEESDPQPLQPTAEPIKEVEMEMAPSMKAPSMKEAAMTLEPSVEVEKAPATEIAPAQEVKSEPAVEVALVKEEVEDEPAMEVVSVKMLEDEPVVEVASVKEVEYEPTLEVAPDRDTQAEQAIDVTPTQQTQEVPSVDMELAKETKVIPVKEAQEAPAVEVVKMPAVEVEPTKEDQQAPAMELTLTKEIDTVMTPTKDVKVEKTSDLQRLASPQAEGSLAFVASPGSPKIPGMDSLQPLQEQKLQEVVSPNTEPRTDFRVADMDHLEQAAPVPVAEVNPFKPCSENSPVLLTEVPSEPVVVVEQKVYLPETSVPAEDKALQKLEEIKALIASPAIIAGTLNTTPVIQTKASPLEETIPSVGFTELEKPKGEMEHCHVSPSEPPLEPTGAPTAQAKQAYKPSDRRFGTPKPVSFIDVPTEQVGSYSQQKIPDQRLDPLFWSESGWTGSSPRSRFPHRRTPHTDFLESRRDLGRETWDIECTPATLKKKKKKSKQKKYLQPPVGQPWDENTEVSKAHLTGSDSSKPGVTSGQSTAMTKEYRPVSKEYSRKGTMARPKETKLVAASSALESSSISLSPTQEAIKGESHPQIVGGTKEERSTTKVKEVQDVGLSSQSKSPMNKEALPQPSTGEDPALDKVHTMGMVDLKPPCPNKQVEAPFEAKPEEGGFTANMNQEAKDVVSKPITPQEQIELAAVEASVLADGRKVRAGESKAADQCAPTSPSLLKNKVEPNVTKTPEHNIFPEQSQEVGNLASEQPWYCVAGSIPHKGLERPEKIGDSKGRKMRESGEWPVILEAQKDGVNLGASGKIPQTKGMNVHNEHKGVESMSSSQVLETMSSLIKTVTEEPKEKVDSVVDVESTSKVVSPLDDKIDTGRTVAAVVEKHMAESLEKGISEQNKEGVSPVSECLLASPPEPSAAVRVTEKPKKRGSDGKNKKLKKSYPGQPALLESKIDAHVLPIADMNGNQDKPVDFSDKNKEFILLPSKISDPLLLGVSDKSGKQSVGEKDKVTEASSSEPRAFVENTKHTAKNSASTFLDANRTNVSCDEQTLPLGPPPSGQRVEGKMEMTVGQVVVADKPKKRGIDGKSKKDKNTHPFVESKPGKIGVQIPVETKAEFKVEGMSCVDENRNITYCCSELPSIWSLLSESEVCGKPHSLVFSDAQKSGSFPDTLAESGKETSKAEASKLLSVNDPREDILVGEDRAGSLGTGPPVDYLPSTAVVPCVRVATETERHQGNHSVRKKGKFSLAGHIGPSQNEAWMDERQVTIESDEKVKENNFQGSVEANTTEQPQEKKTEPVKEQVHLHMQVEDAGLRLEDKDTNKKNADGSIFQVLIENEMEKGKALVTDEVLPGNKSEKLDFLEDKTSQGLDSKDPGSSAGKVDITILPVEQEKTQMEKLSPGCKNIDQEGSLLEPSDFSADLSDAREEAIPLEVVVDKLSPTVIKSTQSPKPKDTVLEAPQKLTEKSGQRALGEGKAEVRSKVAEPLKGYMRPTKSRGLTPPLLRPAVPDREKPKLQKAHAKPDEVQPSANLNGNDITAPPNKELPPSPEKKKPSTTTPPAKTATPKTKSVPTPTPKRPVSTTPGGPSKKPMSPAPGLAPAAPPKRPAAATAAARSTSLISRDGKPKAVDAKSPEKRTSLSKSPATTTKTASKSTPTTPRVTVAVSPMATGPASRSTSTSPPKKPSSLRSESKPTDIKKTTTKSSLADLSRPKSAPTITQKITSTTSSGGPPLPGAASSRVKPKSVPLRPPTTSSVDTKKPGVPKVAPTKPNSAAPRPSRPVTSVSVPDLKNVRSKIGSTDNIKHQPGGGRAKVEKKTEAIGTARKPEPSAVTKTTTTYKAAETKESAQKQPNGKVQIVSKKVNYSHVQSKCGSKDNIKHVPGGGNVQIQNKKVDISKVASKCGSKANIKHKPGGGDIKIENQKLNFKEKAQAKTEGSGEVAPLCLAPPSGEPPEAQAGPNTQANGVGHLTPSLGGDQRETQTFDTQIQETSI